The following proteins come from a genomic window of Zygotorulaspora mrakii chromosome 8, complete sequence:
- the TEF4 gene encoding translation elongation factor EF1B gamma, producing the protein MSAGKIYSFPESPRCQILAALCKSLKIDCEFVDIRNAPEAAELFPLGKVPALVGSNGYKLNETVPIIQYLISTETDEATQKELLGKNLKETTEISRWLWVSNGDLAGELCNVIFPLIGKVPYNKKQIETGLEKIEKYAQSFESRLKEFTFLAAESVTIADLIAFASWSFAFLFICGNDFRSKHPYLTRWFYTVKDSKYLKEAFAEYKPTEKMVEPPKKTKAEKPKKAEGAKQAKAEKKPEQNEAPPAEPKKPKHPLELLGKSTFVLDEWKRKYSNDDTRPVALPWFWEHYNPEEYSIWRVDYKYNDELTLTFMSNNLIGGFFNRLSASVKYVFGAMVVFGENNNNGIVGAIMVRGQDHVPAFDVAPDWESYSFTKLDPSKDEDKEFVNNMWAWDKPVVVNGESKEIADGKVLK; encoded by the exons ATGTCTGCCGGTAAGATCTACTCCTTTCCTGAATCACCAAGATGTCAGATTTTGGCTGCCTTGTGTaagtcattgaaaattgacTGTGAATTTGTTGACATCAGAAATGCCCCAGAGGCTGCCGAACTATTCCCATTAGGTAAAGTTCCAGCCCTAGTTGGCTCCAACGGTTacaaattgaatgaaacCGTTCCTATCATCCAATACT TAATTTCCACTGAAACTGATGAAGCTACTCAAAAGGAATTGTTGGGTAAGAACCTAAAAGAAACGActgaaatttcaagatgGCTTTGGGTGTCCAATGGTGATCTGGCCGGTGAATTATGCAACGTCATTTTCCCATTGATTGGCAAAGTCCCATACAAcaagaaacaaattgaGACTggtcttgaaaaaattgaaaaatacgCTCAATCTTTCGAATCTAgattgaaagaattcaCTTTCTTGGCAGCTGAAAGTGTAACCATTGCTGATCTTATCGCATTCGCTTCTTGGTCATTTGCTTTCTTATTTATTTGCGGCAATGACTTCAGATCTAAGCATCCATATTTGACTAGATGGTTCTACACTGTCAAGGACTCcaagtatttgaaagaagcaTTTGCTGAGTACAAACCAACCGAGAAAATGGTTGAACCACCAAAGAAGACAAAGGCCGAAAAGCCAAAGAAAGCTGAAGGCGCCAAGCAAGCTAAAGCTGAGAAGAAGCCAGAGCAAAATGAGGCTCCACCAGCTGAACCAAAGAAACCTAAACATCCACTGGAACTTTTGGGCAAATCGACTTTTGTTCTAGATGAGTGGAAGAGAAAATACTCCAATGACGACACAAGACCAGTTGCTCTGCCATGGTTCTGGGAACACTATAACCCAGAGGAATATTCCATCTGGAGGGTTGACTATAAATATAATGATGAATTAACCTTGACCTTCATGTCCAACAACTTGATCGGTGGTTTCTTCAACAGATTGTCCGCTTCAGTCAAATACGTTTTCGGTGCTATGGTTGTGTTCGGtgaaaacaacaacaacggTATTGTCGGTGCCATCATGGTCAGAGGTCAAGACCATGTTCCAGCTTTCGACGTTGCTCCAGATTGGGAGTCTTACAGCTTCACCAAGCTAGACCCATCTAAGGATGAAGACAAAGAATTTGTTAACAACATGTGGGCATGGGATAAGCCTGTCGTCGTTAACGGAGAATCGAAAGAAATCGCCGATGGTAAAGTCTTGAAATAA
- the VMA5 gene encoding H(+)-transporting V1 sector ATPase subunit C (similar to Saccharomyces cerevisiae VMA5 (YKL080W); ancestral locus Anc_2.634): MATALYAANEFILLSLPENTKPSTSSSKDVDSWLQEDLIGGRVFVSDFKIPEFKIGSLDSLIVESEELAKYDAQIGGSIAKIVEILSGLNETSTNAFKTVPINNVPIPEYLENFQWQTRKFKLDKPIAELIELISGEAAQLDADVRATFSNYNNAKTSLVAAERKKTGDLSVRSLHDIVKPEDFILKSEYLTTVLIAVPKNLKSEFEKTYETLTPNVVPGSAGIISQDSEYILYNVHLFKKNAQEFCTKAREKKYIPREFNYSEELIDQLKKEHDSAANLEHSLRVQLVRLAKTAYSDCFVDWFHIKALRVYVESVLRYGLPPHFNTKIIAVPPKNLTKCKHELIEAFGYLSGNAFAKDKQGKILKQDTSLHQYATLVDTEYEPFVIYVVTL; encoded by the coding sequence ATGGCTACCGCTTTGTACGCAGCAAACGAGTTTATTCTGCTTTCTCTGCCCGAAAATACGAAACCCAGTACGTCCTCAAGCAAGGATGTCGATTCGTGGTTACAAGAGGACCTAATTGGTGGAAGAGTGTTTGTATCTGACTTTAAGATTCctgaattcaaaattggCTCTTTGGATAGTCTCATTGTTGAGTCGGAAGAATTGGCTAAATACGACGCGCAAATCGGTGGATCTATTGCAaagattgttgaaattcTGTCTGGTTTGAATGAAACAAGCACAAATGCCTTCAAGACTGTTCCAATAAATAATGTTCCGATCCCAGAATATTTAgagaattttcaatggcaAACGAGAAAATTTAAGTTAGACAAGCCAATCGCAGAGCTTATTGAACTAATCTCTGGTGAAGCTGCACAATTGGATGCAGATGTTAGAGCGACTTTCAGTAATTATAACAATGCCAAGACAAGTCTTGTAGCTGCGGAGAGAAAGAAAACCGGTGATCTATCTGTTAGATCCTTGCATGATATCGTTAAACCAGAAGATTTTATTTTAAAATCTGAATATTTGACCACGGTTTTGATAGCGGTACCCAAAAACTTAAAatctgaatttgaaaaaacgtATGAAACTTTAACTCCAAATGTTGTGCCAGGATCTGCTGGTATTATCTCTCAAGATTCCGAATATATCTTATACAATGTCCACTTGTTTAAGAAAAATGCGCAAGAGTTCTGCACAAAGGCTAGAGAGAAGAAGTACATCCCTCGTGAATTTAATTATTCAGAGGAATTGATTGATCAGTTAAAGAAAGAGCATGATTCAGCAGCTAACCTAGAGCACTCATTGCGTGTTCAACTGGTGAGATTGGCAAAAACTGCATACTCCGATTGTTTTGTTGATTGGTTTCATATTAAGGCACTTCGTGTTTATGTTGAATCTGTTCTTCGTTATGGATTACCCCCTCATTTCAATACAAAGATTATTGCAGTACCACCAAAGAATTTAACTAAATGTAAGCATGAATTAATTGAAGCGTTTGGTTACTTAAGCGGCAACGCTTTCGCCAAGGATAAACAGGGGAAGATCCTGAAACAAGACACAAGTCTACATCAATATGCAACATTGGTAGATACAGAATATGAACCATTTGTTATTTACGTTGTAACTCTTTAG
- the SMY1 gene encoding Smy1p (similar to Saccharomyces cerevisiae SMY1 (YKL079W); ancestral locus Anc_2.633), whose translation MNSDMSVEVKGLRLPHKTKVFLKLKAQDYGGNNLKYRVEDSRTIFWEEGMNCEQNGHNPGKREFSRFQFDEVFDTDSDEKIVTDAITQPSVENLLNGYNVSIMSYGQSTIGKSTLLLGNQYFEGMFSTICTELFRKIEEMTKKGSDFTISTSFMEVFAENIYDLLIDSKSAKSLKLSTSSGPSSPVIVKNLKSVYVATSDELMYYMSLARNNSKEDHRQRSSVIVIIHVKQKNEEEGILKESSLHLIDLAGSDKLDKSSKSSYSSEVIRKINLSMYSLDNVARSLAAVRRTTKSSGLALQTLKNVPYQDSQLTRLLRETMGGNSKTTVVLTCSAAEKDREESLSTLDFGANMTMVENSVCQNVSGINAKSVLDLCVKNMSIKESNYISRIRILERELVNMNSKIRTHTKSETADREILRKENSTLKLQIDSLTQLLKNNDFRKGNASENMKEQSDIMATIMEKCEKIMDLQLRLDNETAKQRALSQEMSFKSSKQEALEAMNLRLLEQLQANEEELKTMLVTNSVMKDSIEKWSMLANTRLDNIKMMERLMKENALFKQYAQGKRRSSGSSSGSTMVQLDEDNNMEKGSWFFNNSSSGLWASRKAPSTNNGITAALQESLKIRPAKTGLNLRVVRPAEETENNV comes from the coding sequence ATGAATTCGGATATGTCCGTCGAAGTGAAAGGTCTCAGGCTCCCGCACAAAACCAAGGTCTTCCTCAAACTGAAGGCTCAAGACTATGGTGGGAATAATCTAAAATACAGGGTTGAGGATAGTCGAACGATTTTTTGGGAAGAAGGTATGAATTGCGAGCAAAATGGACATAATCCAGGTAAACGCGAGTTCTCCAGATtccaatttgatgaagtaTTCGATACTGAttctgatgaaaaaatagtAACAGACGCCATCACACAACCTAGTGTTGAAAACCTTTTAAATGGTTATAATGTTTCTATAATGTCCTACGGGCAAAGCACCATAGGTAAAAGCACTCTTTTGCTTGGAAATCAATACTTTGAGGGGATGTTCTCGACGATTTGTACGGAACTCTTTcgcaaaattgaagaaatgacTAAAAAAGGATCAGACTTTACTATAAGCACATCATTCATGGAAGTCTTTGCTGAAAACATTTACGATCTATtgattgattcaaaatctgcGAAAAGCCTTAAACTTTCAACCAGCTCAGGGCCTTCTTCGCCAGTCATTgtcaagaatttgaaatcgGTGTATGTTGCTACGTCAGATGAGTTGATGTACTATATGTCACTGGCCAGAAACAATTCGAAAGAAGACCATAGGCAAAGATCCAGCGTTATCGTAATAATACATGTGAAGCAGAAAAATGAGGAGGAGGGCATTCTTAAAGAAAGTTCACTTCATTTGATTGATCTTGCTGGTTCTGATAAGCTGGATAAATCTAGCAAATCAAGTTACTCTTCAGAGGTGATTCGGAAAATAAACTTATCTATGTATTCGCTGGATAATGTAGCTCGATCTTTGGCAGCGGTACGGAGGACAACGAAAAGCAGTGGTTTGGCTTTGCAAACTCTCAAAAATGTGCCATATCAGGACTCGCAATTGACCAGATTATTGCGAGAAACTATGGGTGGCAACAGTAAGACGACCGTGGTATTGACATGCTCTGCAGCAGAGAAGGATAGGGAAGAGAGCTTAAGCACGTTAGATTTCGGTGCTAATATGACAATGGTAGAAAATTCAGTCTGTCAGAATGTATCAGGAATAAATGCAAAGAGCGTGCTGGATCTGTGCGTAAAGAATATGTCAATAAAAGAATCGAACTATATTTCGCGTATTCGTATTTTAGAAAGAGAGTTGGTTAATATGAACAGCAAAATACGAACGCACACAAAGTCTGAGACGGCTGATAGAGAGATTTTGCGAAAAGAGAACAGCACTTTAAAATTGCAAATAGACTCATTAACACAATTGCTGAAGAACAATGACTTTCGCAAGGGCAATGCATCGGAAAACATGAAAGAGCAATCAGATATTATGGCCACTATTATGGAAAAGTGCGAGAAAATAATGGATCTACAGCTTCGACTAGATAATGAAACGGCCAAACAACGTGCTCTTTCTCAAGAGATGAGcttcaaatcatcaaaacaAGAGGCTTTGGAAGCCATGAATTTAAGGTTATTGGAGCAACTTCAGGCAAATGAGGAGGAACTGAAAACAATGCTTGTGACCAATTCTGTCATGAAAGACTCGATAGAAAAATGGTCGATGCTTGCCAACACAAGATTGGACAATATAAAGATGATGGAAAGGTTGATGAAGGAGAATGCTTTATTCAAACAATATGCACAGGGTAAAAGGCGATCTTCGGGATCTTCTTCGGGAAGCACGATGGTACAACTAGATGAAGACAATAATATGGAAAAGGGCTCGTGGTTTTTCAATAACTCAAGTTCTGGTTTATGGGCCAGCAGAAAAGCCCCATCCACTAATAACGGAATCACGGCAGCATTGCAGGAATCCCTTAAAATAAGGCCCGCCAAAACAGGGCTTAATTTGCGAGTAGTAAGGCCAGCcgaagaaacagaaaataaTGTTTGA
- the KAR5 gene encoding Kar5p (similar to Saccharomyces cerevisiae KAR5 (YMR065W); ancestral locus Anc_2.632): protein MNLFKVVIALHIGGGVVRCSDIGLAGLMHNLLLSTNDHDPFLNDETLKSTFPFLKSTCAKNALEEFLPLCLTYGLESTDSTLRVETAVKLSLCEFKDSGLESIPASCEYRTSESMMDCMIELESSSQWWTTYSGNYQRLSSICYENSLPYEKEQILRLFLNITSVYEKLNENLPSKLQHILSQLNEVKDNYIRTQNEMLKENLNNLMQDTQMHRKEMKKEFDDEKDDMRDLVLHNKDMFMSEIENRDSQILEIIAHVQSMIINVETQLMHSDLPKKIEKVRIDDLRKWEELEEVSSNILKSFVRNKELINSEVSHTIENIRERMLQASYELESSQSHAVEVFKDHDDMIRNYLLPSLTDTVVEFKSTVMNEWQETSNVMNENIATWNKKIATDFSKIMLCLNQTAERVADVSGRVADLEYSLIKFLRALSLFFGSLKFIVHIVRRIIINRFSWVALCVGFISYKFYKLLYYYNSKLTLTKHTRLVTQWMLILFATYIGSKCGALIARIQE from the coding sequence ATGAATTTGTTCAAGGTGGTAATTGCATTACACATAGGTGGTGGTGTTGTTAGATGTTCAGATATAGGATTAGCAGGCCTGATGCATAACCTTCTACTATCTACAAACGATCATGATCCTTTTCTTAATGACGAGACCTTGAAAAGtacttttccatttctcaaGTCAACCTGTGCAAAAAATGCTCTGGAGGAATTTCTACCGCTTTGTCTGACCTATGGCTTAGAGTCTACTGATTCCACTCTCAGGGTTGAAACTGCTGTAAAGTTATCTCTCTGTGAGTTCAAAGACTCTGGTCTTGAATCAATTCCCGCTTCGTGTGAATATCGCACATCAGAGTCTATGATGGATTGCATGATTGAACTAGAATCCAGCAGTCAATGGTGGACGACTTATAGTGGAAATTATCAGAGGCTTTCAAGCATTTGCTATGAGAATTCGCTTCCTTATGAAAAGGAGCAGATATTGAGActctttttgaatatcaCAAGCGTCTATGAAAAACTCAATGAGAACTTGCCATCAAAATTGCAGCATATTTTATCCCAACTCAACGAGGTTAAAGACAACTATATCCGTACCCAAAATGAAATGCTCAAGGAGAATCTAAACAATTTGATGCAGGATACTCAAATGCATAGGAAggagatgaagaaagaatttgatgatgagaAAGACGACATGCGTGACCTTGTGTTACACAATAAGGATATGTTTATgtctgaaattgaaaacagaGACTCCCAAATATTAGAGATCATAGCTCACGTTCAGTCAATGATTATAAATGTTGAAACGCAACTCATGCATTCAGATCTGCCAAAGAAGATTGAGAAAGTCCGAATAGATGACTTAAGAAAGTGGGAGGAATTGGAGGAGGTTTCGAGTAACATTCTGAAATCTTTTGTCAGGAACAAGGAACTAATCAATAGCGAAGTATCTCATACTATTGAGAACATCAGAGAAAGGATGCTACAGGCGTCATATGAGCTTGAGTCTTCACAATCACATGCCGTGGAAGTCTTCAAAGACCACGATGATATGATTAGAAATTATCTGCTTCCTTCCTTGACTGATACCGTTGTTGAATTTAAAAGTACTGTCATGAATGAATGGCAAGAAACAAGCAATGTAATGAATGAGAATATTGCTACGTGGAATAAGAAGATTGCAACAGATTTCAGTAAAATAATGCTGTGCTTGAACCAAACCGCTGAACGAGTAGCAGATGTGAGCGGCCGAGTTGCAGACCTTGAGTATAGCCtcatcaaatttctcaGAGCGCTgagtcttttttttggaagtcTGAAGTTCATAGTACACATTGTCCGTCGTATCATAATAAACAGGTTTTCTTGGGTTGCCCTATGCGTTGGTTTTATAAGCTACAAATTTTATAAGCTACTTTATTATTACAATAGCAAATTAACACTGACAAAACACACAAGGTTAGTAACACAATGGATGCTGATACTCTTTGCTACATATATAGGCTCGAAGTGTGGTGCATTAATAGCGCGTATTCAGGAATAA